GGACAGGATTCGGTACACGCTGTCCTCGGGGGATACAAGGAGCTGCGTCAGGTCGATGTCCGAGACGTCGGGGACCTTGTCGAGGGCGATGTTCGTTTCGATGATCTTCCGCAGGGTGGCCTTCTTGTCCAGGAGCTGGCCGAATCCCTCGTGCCGGTCCGTCAGGTCGTAATTGTACCGCTTCAGGAAGCGCCGCCGGCCCTTGCTCTTCAGGTTCGGCAGCTCGAACTGCTCCGAGATGATGCGGCCCAGGTCGTAGGCGCCGGCCTCGATCTCGTGCTCCCCTCCCTCTCCCTGGCCGGGACCGCCGGCCTTCGATCCCTCGTCGCCATGGACGGGCGTTTCACCGATGACCTGTCCTTCCTCTCCCTCGCCGGCTCCCCCGGACTGCCCGCCCTCGCCGTCCTCGCCGGGCTCCTGCTCCCTCGTGTCGTGGATGAACTTCTCCTCCACCGTCGTGGGGACGATGACGATCTTTTCCTTCAGGCCGCGCCCCGGCTTGACGATGCGGCCGATGCGGATCTTCCTGGGGAAGCCGTCCTGCTCCCGCTGGTTGTCCCGTTCGAGGAGGTCGCCGATGGAGGCGAGCCTCTGCGAAGAGGGGATCTCCGGCAGGACCCCGTCCTGAAGCGCGGGAAAATCCGCGTAGTCGGAGAACGGCTTAACTTTCATCGACCTTGGTGCAGAAGTATTCGATCGTCTTCTGCGCGCAGGTTTTGCAATACCCGAGCTTTTCCAGCATGGTGTTGGTCATCCGGTCGTAGAGCTTCTGATTTTCCTCGTTGGTCCGGTTGGCCAGGGCGCCGATCAGGCTTCCCGCCCCCACGATGTCCGACTTCAGCCGGACATCGGTAACCGCCTTCACCAGCTCCACGTTGTCCATGAAGTCGTAGGTCGGGTCGACGGAGATCTTCTGGCCGTAGATCTTGCGGATCGAGGTGCGGAACGACTCCCGCTGCTCCTTCGTCTTCAGCCCCAGGCGCTCCTCCACGCTCTGGACGTAGCGCTCGTCGATCTTCAGGGCCTTGAGCTTCCCCGTCTGCGGATCCCGGTATTTCCACATCCGGTCGGGTCCCAGGTTCTCCGCGTCGATGCCAATGATCATGTTGACGTAGTTCATCACGTCCTTCTTGACCGCGTGGGGCTCGTCCATGTAGGCGTTGAACATCTCCGTCATGATCCGCTCCCGGTAGAGCCCGCGGGCCGTCTTGAGGTCGTCGAAGTACTTCGTCCGTTCTCCCGCGTCCGTCACGTAGTCGAGGATGACCTTCTCGATGGCCTTGAAGATGTCCTCGGCGAACATGCAGCGACCCTCGTTCGTCTCGGAGGTCTCGATCAGGAGCTGGAGCGCCCGGCCGAGAGCCCGCTGGCCCAGGCCCTTCTGTCCGAACCGCTTGGTGATGTCCGGCTCGTGGTTGAGGATGTCGATCACCTCGGCCAGGGCCTTGATGCTCTTTTCCCCGGCCACTTCCCCGGCGGCCAGTTTCATCATCTCGATGGGGGTCAGCTTTTCCGACCGGGGGAGACGCGACATCACCACGGCCAGGGAGGCGGCGTAGTTGAGGTTCGGGTCCTGGTGGAGCTGTTCGCTCATCAGGGTCGTCTTCATCTCGCTGCCGATTGCGTAATCGGTGAGGTATCTCTGCATCCGGTAATTCGTGTTGTGGGCGACGTAGCAGACCCGGCACCGGTCGACGATGGGGGCCTCCTCCTTTTCCGCCAGGAAGCGGTTGAACTCCGAGTTGTTGCTGGTGGCGAGGATCAGGGTGTCGATGGGCCAGCGGAATCCGTCCATCTCGATGTTGCGGTTCTGGATCACGCCGAGATAGACCTGCACGAGGTCCTTCTTGTTCTTGAAGATCTCGTCGCTGAAGTGGATGCCCCCGCCGGCGACCCGGGCCAGGGCTCCGCGCCGCAGGTCGAACCGGTACGGGTTGTTGGGGTCGCTCAGGTGGAGGAGGCGCTGGATGGATTCCTCCCCGAGCAGGTCCACGGCCGACGAGGTGATCTTGTCCTTGGCGGAGTATTTCCCGGTGATGGTGCCGAGGCTCTCGCTCAGGGGGACGGGGACGATCTCAAAGAAATCCAGCATTTCTCCGGGGCTACCGTTGGTCGCATTCCGGATGTCGTTGAGGATGTAGTCGCTGCAGGCGCCCAGCGGCCGGTACGAGGCGTAGAACTTCTCCACCTCGCCGTCGGTGAACCCGGCGGTCTTTGCCAGCCAATCCATGTTCTCCTGCTTCGATGGGAAGAGGTTCATGGCGAGGATCATCGGGTCCTCGAAGGTCTGCGACTGGATCACCCGGATTTTCCCGTAGTTTTCCAGCCGGTCGATGTGGCGGAAATTGAAGGTGTACCGGCGGTTGCCCTCCTGGGCGACGAAATGTCGGTACAGGGCGCACAGGGTATCGACGAAGAATGTCTTGCCGTTCCCGGGCTCGCCGACGAGGACGAAGGCCATTTCGCTGGACGAGCCTCCCTCGGCGGCGTCCTTGACGAAGGAGACGAAGCTGTTGATCTCGTCGAACATGCCGATGACGTGCTTCGACCCCATCCTGAAGACCTTGAAATCGTAGGTGCTCTTCCCGTTGACGACCACCTTTTCGATATTGCTCACGTTTTCAAGGATCATCCGGGCAACGGCCTGGAAGCTGTTTTCGAATCGCCTCTTTTCCGCCTTCACCTCGGCAAGGTGAAACGCCAGTGTGTTCGCGTTCTTTTCTGCCATGATCGTCCTCCGTTGCCATCGTTGTGGGTCTGTCCGACCGTTCCTGGGAACAGGCAACTGTCCTTATCGTCTTCTAAGCAAGTGATGTGCCACTTTCTTGGCCCGGTGTTGCGGGTCCCGGCGGCGGGCCTTTCCGGAGAGGCCTGCGGAGAAGCGGCCGGTGAGCGGGCGAAGGAAAAGAGCTCCGGATATCATCAACAGCCCGGCCGGGTCCGCTCCTGAAACAGGAGACCGCCGGGGATCAGCTGGTGAACTTGGCGACGCTTTCCATCAAATCGGGGTTCAGGTACAGTTTTCTGGCGAAGTGCACGTATTTGGACACGATGGCGCGCACGGCCAGCTGCAGGGCGAACGGACGGATGGGCTTTTCCAGGAGGTAGTTGATCCCGGCGACCAGGCACATGTTCACAACATCGCCGCTGGCCTTGCCGGTGATGATGATCGTGTCCTCGTAAGCCATGGGGAACTTGTCCGCGACGGACTCCAGGAATGAAAAGGCGTTCCGGCCGGACAGGAATACGTCGACGATAAAGATGGCGACGTTGCCCTTCCGGTTCAGGCAGTGCTCGAGCGCCCGGTTTTCATCCGTGAACGCGTAGACCTTTCCCCAGGAGTGGAACTCCGTGACGATCTCCGAGAGGACGTCACAGACGCCGGCATCGTCGTCGAGGATGATCACATCGAGATTTTCGGCCATCGGGCACCTCCCCCGTGAAGGGCTTGAGTGCTGCCGGGACGGTTCGGGAAACGGGTTGACTGCCTTTTGCTGACCGGTGTCGAAGGGGCGTCCGAAAATGCCAGGTGGAGGAGGAGCGTTCAGCGATGATCTATTTTTAAAAGATGAGGGGATGCATGTCAAGGTGCATGTCCCGCCCGGCCTTGAAACGGCGGCTGTGAAGAGGCGCCGGCCGGTCCGCCGCCGGGGTGTCAGGAGCCGCGCAGGAATTCCGTCACGGATGAGAGGAACCCGGAGAGCAGTTTCCTGCTGACGACGAAGATGTGGCCGATGTCCTTCTCGACCGTCCGGTTTCCGTCCCCTGTCCGGCCCCAGGTCTCGCTGGCAACGCAGGATCCGGCCGGCGCGATGGGGTCGCGGGAGCCCCTGTAGTCGAAGATCGCCACGCCGGCCCGGCGCAGCGCGTCCATGTCCACGGGCTTTCCGTCCAGGTCCGGATCCGACGAGGGCAGGCGGAATCGTCCCTCCATCAGCTCGTTGCCGAGGAAAAACTTCCCGAGCCATTCCTGATGCGCCCGGGCGGGAAACCGCGTTCCGTGGGTCAGCCAGTAGAGAAACGGGGCGGCGTCCGCGATGGCGTCGGCGTCGGCGGCCCGTTCGTAGAAGCCCGTCATCACGTTGTACTGGACGCCCGGCTGGATCTCGCTGACCCCCTCATCGATCACCTGCGGCGGCACGTTTCCGTTTCCGAAGAGCTGCGTCATGATGTATTCATTGTAGTGCTTGCGGATGTAGGACCGCATGGGCCCGTGGCCGCTTTGCCGGTCGTCGAACCGGACCGGCGTGGCCATGAGGCAGACCTTCCGGATGTCCATGGGGATGTCGGCGGCCAGCCTCTCCTCGGCGCGGCGGGCAAGGTACGGCAGGATCAGGGACCCCCCCATGCAGTACCCGACGACGTGGATCTCGCTCCTGGGGTGCCTGATGGCGATCAGGTTCAGGCAGTAGTCGTGGACCTTCTTGGCGTAGAAGTCGAGGCCGAGCTGTCCCTGCTCGGGCAGCGGCTGGCCGAAATCGACCATGTAGATTTGGTATCCCTCCTTCAGGAGCCCCTCGATGACGGATTTCCCCGGCGCCAGGTCGAAGATCTCCGGTCGGTTGATCAGGGGCGTGGAAAGGTAGAGAACGGCGCCGTTCGGCCGGACGCCCTCGGGGAGCAGGTAGTGGCGGAGAGACACCGAGTGCATCCTCGATCCGTCCACGATCTCGAAGGCGGAGCAGCCGATCTGTCCGCGGGTCGCCCGCTCGGAATACCCCTTGGGATCGAAGGCATCGACCCGGTAGAGGTTTTCGATCCGTCCCCGGCTCTCCTCCAGGTATTCCTGGAAGGTCGCGACGGCCGAGCCGTCGGGACGGCGTTTCATGAACGGAAGGTCGGCATCGTTCAGGGACGTTTCCGTGACGACGGCGAGGATGCTCCGCAGCAGGTCCTTCTGGGCTGTTAGTTTTGTAAGCCCTTGTGCGGAATACATTTTTTCCAGATTCGCGCACTCGCCGATGAAGAACCGGAGCACCTCCTGTCCCTTGGCGGTGTCGGATAATTGACGGGCCTTCCCCGCATCGAAGCGGTCGTCCGTCATGACGTGCGAACAGAGGCGATAGAGCAGGCGGGCGTACTTCTCCGCGACCCAGTTGTCCGTTTCCCGAAACATGTCCGGGTCTTTCCGGAGGCGCAGGGCTACCTGTACGTTCTTCCGGATGGGGTCCGTGACCATCGTTTTGAACAGGACCTGCTGCCACAGCACCGGGCCGGAAAAGGGCCACCAGAACATGGAGTAGCGGGCCCCGTAGTCGAGCATCTCCTGGTATTGAAAGATCTTTTCCATGAACCAGGTGGATGCTTCCTTGTTCAGCAACGGGGCGGACACGGAAAAGCTCTCCGCGAACGGTCCCGGCCTTTCCTCCACCAGGCTCAGCAGATCACCCGGAGACGCTACGGATTCCTGAACGGTCATGGCTCATGCTCCTCTTTGCTTTGTTTCATACATGAAAAAAGCAACCGCTGTGCCAGGGATGTCCCGGTCCGCATTTTCTGCATGGATCCTGCGGACGGGAGCCGCGGCGCCCCCGGCTCCGGGAGCCGATGTCAAGGTTATGACGCCGCGATCCCATAACGCCATTGCAAGACCCGATGCCGAAATGGTATTTAATGCCGCATCCCGGCGTCCGGCGGCGCCGTCGGAGGGATAACGGAAGCCCGCCGGCCCCGATTCGTAAACCCATTTTTTCACCATGGACCCGCCGATGGATCTCCTCTTGAGCATCTGCCTGGGCATCGGTTTGAGCGCGGCCTGCGGATTCCGCGTCTTCATCCCGCTGCTCGTGATGAGTGCGGCCGCGCAGGGCGGGTATCTCCATCTCGATCCCGGGTGGTCCTGGCTCGGTTCGACCGCCGCGCTGTGGACATTCGGAACCGCCGCTGTTTTGGAGGCTGTGGCCTATTTCATTCCCTGGCTCGACCACCTGCTGGACAGCGCAGCCGCGCCTGCAGCGGCGGTCGCCGGGGCGGTGGTCATGGCCTCGTCGCTGGCGGATGTGCCTCCACTGGTGAAATGGACGATGGCCGTCATCGCCGGCAGCGGGAGCGCGGCCCTGGTACAGGGGACGACCATGCTTGCCCGCGGGGTTTCGACCGCCCTGACCGGGGGTCTTGGGAACCCAGCCGTTGCAGCGGGTGAGGCCGGGGCTGCCGTCCTCCTCAGCGTCCTTGCCGTTGCGCTGCCGGTCCTTGCGGCCCTGGCCGTCGCGGCGCTCGCGGTCTACATGATCCGAAAGGCTTTTCGGGGAAAAAGGGGACAGCAGGCCTGAGACCGTTCCATGTCAGGCCGCCCCCGGAATTCATAGAGAGGAAAGGAAGTCATGGAATTCATTAAGCTATTGCAACCAATTGCCATTCGCCGCATGACCGTCCCGAACCGGATGGTCATGCCGTCCATGGGGATGCACTTTACGGATCAATACGAATTCAACCGGCGCTACCGTGATTTTTACCGGGCCCGCGCGGAAGGCGGCGTGGGATTGATGATCATCGGTCCCGTCGCCATCGACCGCATCGGCGCGGGCTCCTGGATGCCGGGACTGTTCGAGGACCGCCAGGTCGAAGAATTCCGGCCCTTCCTGGCGGATCTGCACCGGGACACGCGGACCGTCCTGGGGACCCAGCTTTTCCATGCGGGGCGGAACGCCACGGCCCCGTTTTTCGAGGGCGTGCCGGCCCTGGCCCCCTCCGCCGTTCCCAGCCGCCTGATGAAGCAGGTGCCCCGGGCGATGACCCTGGAGGACATCGAGACCGTGAAGGAGTCCTTCTCCCGGAGCGCCATCCGCGCCCGGGAAGCGGGATTCGATTTCATCGAGATCATCGCCTGCACGGGATACCTGATCAGCCAGTTCCTCTCTCCCGTCACGAACCTCCGGACCGACGCCTACGGCGGGTCCTTCGAGAACCGGATGCGCTTCGGCCTGGAGGTGTTCCGGAAGGTCCGGGAGGCCGTCGGACCCGACACGGCCCTGGGGATCCGCGTGGCCGGAAACGACTTCATGGACGG
This DNA window, taken from Syntrophales bacterium, encodes the following:
- a CDS encoding DUF444 family protein, translating into MKVKPFSDYADFPALQDGVLPEIPSSQRLASIGDLLERDNQREQDGFPRKIRIGRIVKPGRGLKEKIVIVPTTVEEKFIHDTREQEPGEDGEGGQSGGAGEGEEGQVIGETPVHGDEGSKAGGPGQGEGGEHEIEAGAYDLGRIISEQFELPNLKSKGRRRFLKRYNYDLTDRHEGFGQLLDKKATLRKIIETNIALDKVPDVSDIDLTQLLVSPEDSVYRILSPEKDLESQALVFFVRDYSGSMWGKPTELVVAQHVLIYSWLMFQYERQVVTRFILHDTNAREVPDFYTYYSLKVAGGTKMESAFRMINEIVEADSLDRDYNIYVFHGSDGDDWERDGTTALRQLRKMVGYCSRIGITLTPASMENMSTAERYIRDSKILEEHPQEIRLDTIDEEAGDMRLIEGIRRLIT
- a CDS encoding response regulator; protein product: MAENLDVIILDDDAGVCDVLSEIVTEFHSWGKVYAFTDENRALEHCLNRKGNVAIFIVDVFLSGRNAFSFLESVADKFPMAYEDTIIITGKASGDVVNMCLVAGINYLLEKPIRPFALQLAVRAIVSKYVHFARKLYLNPDLMESVAKFTS
- a CDS encoding DUF4126 domain-containing protein; the encoded protein is MDLLLSICLGIGLSAACGFRVFIPLLVMSAAAQGGYLHLDPGWSWLGSTAALWTFGTAAVLEAVAYFIPWLDHLLDSAAAPAAAVAGAVVMASSLADVPPLVKWTMAVIAGSGSAALVQGTTMLARGVSTALTGGLGNPAVAAGEAGAAVLLSVLAVALPVLAALAVAALAVYMIRKAFRGKRGQQA